The Plectropomus leopardus isolate mb unplaced genomic scaffold, YSFRI_Pleo_2.0 unplaced_scaffold25850, whole genome shotgun sequence nucleotide sequence gccatttctctgtttttgggacgctTTTCCGGTCTTATTGTGCTGTCCTCTGTGTTTGGTGGGCTGAGGACAAATAAAGACGTGATGTATAATCtattgtctgtgtctctgcaggtatGTGTGTGGCGGAGCCGGTCCAGGTGTCGGTCAGCCTGCCGCTCAGCGTGGACGTCCCGCTGCCCTATCAGGTGgtgagaggagagcagctgGAGCTGAAGGGCTCCGTCTACAACCAGCAGGCCGACAGCGTCACGGTGCGTCCGCGGTCCGCCGCGTGATGACGGTGGCTcaaagcatgctgggagctGCAGTTGAGCGCGGTGCTAACTCTTGTGTCGTCCTCAGTACTGCGTGACTCTGACGGTCGGCCCGGCGCTCTGCCTGCAGCAGTCCAAGCCGGCCGCCGGGGGGACGGGGCTGCACTCCACGGCCTGCAGCTGGACGCCGCTGGCTGCTGGCGAGGTGGGGAAGGTGAGCTTCACCCTGCTGGGCCTGCAGGCCGGAGAACACACCCTGACCTTCACCCTGAGGACACGCCAGGGGGACAGAGACATCCTGGAGAAGACGCT carries:
- the LOC121966773 gene encoding complement C5-like — encoded protein: IHGISTADTAVRTPLNVFVFCVFRPGQISAITSLPDSLTTWDIKAVGVFKDGMCVAEPVQVSVSLPLSVDVPLPYQVVRGEQLELKGSVYNQQADSVTYCVTLTVGPALCLQQSKPAAGGTGLHSTACSWTPLAAGEVGKVSFTLLGLQAGEHTLTFTLRTRQGDRDILEKTLRVVPEGVRKEVFSGGTLDPQGLYGFERRTVELKNNLPTNIVPNTPVERMLTISGETQRHTLWC